GCTAGGTCTCGTCGCATTAAGCAAAAAAATCGGTGATATCAACGAGCACTATCACAATTTTGTGACCACTAACAAGACCGGGAAATGTCCATTCTGTGGTATTGGCGATATAAAGGGGGAACATCATAGTAAGCGCGAGGCCTACGACCACTACCTGCCCAAGGCATTATATCCGTTCAATTCAATCAATTTCCGCAATCTGGCTCCAGCCTGTCACGAGTGCAACAGTACCTACAAACTAAGCAAAGACCCGATGTACGGCCCTGCCGGGCGACGCAAAGCTTTCTATCCGTATGCAGCCGCTGGCCACGCTATTGAGATCCAAGTTGTCTTGCTGGGTTCTGATGTCGCCAGGCTGACACCAGCAGAGGTAAGCCTGCACTTCGGCCCCGAGGCCATTAACGAGGAAATCGACACTTGGAGAGACGTTTACGGCATCGAGGAGCGCTATAAAGCCAAGCTCTGCGGAGAGAACGACGGCAAGTACTGGATTGTGCAGGTGCTGGACGAATGCCTGGCATATGACAAGCAACCTGCCGATATTCTAAATATGCGTACCCAACAGGCGAATAGTCGCCCCTACGCCGACTGCAACTTTCTCAGAAAGCCGTTCCTCGACGCCTGCCAAAAGATCGGCGTTTTTTAGTATTTTCGCCTGGAAATTTATTTTCGGGGTCTTCTTTGGGACGGGAGCAAGTCTTGCAATACCATATGATGAAGTCGTTGCAATTATCGATTACGTCATTGCAAGACTTGATCTCGCCCCTGCCTGACGCCGCCCTTTTGTGGCACCGGGTGATCTCTGCGGCCTACCGAACTTCCTAATTTCTAGGTTCCATGCGAGTGCTTATGCTGGAATATATTAAAGAAATTAATTCATATTGCCGATACCAAGTACATGGCAAATTCACGGTTGTCGACATTTCTATTTGTTTCCTACTACGCTTTAGTAAAAATTAATATCCACTTATGCAAGGAGCCCGTATGACAAAAGATGAGCTACCTCAAGAAAAAAAAGCTGGCATAGAAAAGAACGGAAGTGCATTTTCATTGAGTGCGTTCGCTTCGACCACACTAGCATTTTTAGCTCTGATTGCAGCGTTTCTAGCGTTTATGGGTTATGGCGTCGCGCTATCAGTTGAAACTGAATTTGGCATCCCACATGCGAGTATATTCAAGTCTAGCTTTGATCTTTTAACTTTATCAGTTTGGTTTTTTACATGGACCATAGTTACTTTATCTGAACTATTTGGAAACCTGTTTTCCTCCAGATCGTACTGGGAGAGCATCGGATTTGTCATGCTGATATCGTTGATAAGCATGGGCGCAATTTCTATTTTTTTTGAGGTTTATCAACGGTTTATTGATGGAAAATTTTCGTTAAAGTCATTGAATATAAATAATAAAAAAAGATTTACTAAATATGCATTCATATCTCTATTAGGGAGTGCTATTTCTGGTGTGAGCGTCTTCTTGAGTGTTCCATTCATATTAGCTTTGATGATTACGTTGAGTAGTTTTTTTAGTCTACTTCCAATGATTGGACTTTCTGCAGGAACGAAACACATTCAAGACGACGTAATACTTCCAAAGCAATGTGCCCCCATATTGACGAGAGCGGAAAGAGTCAAATTTGTTGAGTTGAAGAAAAAAAATAAGACGGTTGAGACATATGCTCAATGTATAAAGATTACTGACGGCGATAAAACTATCGCAAGTGGTCGGGTCGTGTTTGGGACAACAGATGTTGTTGTTTTGTTTGACCCGAACACCGGTGCGGTTTGGAGGGAGGCCATCGGAAATCGAACGATTGAGACAATATCTCAACTCCCAGAGCCTAAGTGATCGGACAATTTCTGTTTCTAATTAATCGGCCGCCAATGATAATTTGTTGGACTTAATCGCCTAGATCGATCGTGGTTGTAAATGGCACCCCGTCCACTGCGTCATAAAGAGCAATCACCCAGGCCTGCGGCGAGTTGCCAGCGACTCGATTGAGCATCTTCACCACAAAATTGATGGATGCCTTATCCAGACTCGCAAATGGGTCGTCCAGCAAATTCAGCGTGGCGCCAGCGGCGAATGCTGCCGCCAGCCATACTTTCCGTTTGCTGCCTGTGGATAGCATGTACAGCTTCTTATCCAGATGTGGTGTCAGTGATAGCCCTTCCGTCAGAGCTGGTAACAGCGAGTCGTCAAACTTGGGATATGTAGCGTGCAGGGACGCAAAATATTCATGCGCAGTCATTTGGTCGAATGCTTCTGAGCGCGGGTCCACCCAGAATACTTGGCGTCGATACAGGTCTGGCTGTTCGTTCAGAGACACGCCATTGATTTGTAATTCACCCGCTTGAGCCGGCAGATCGCCGGCCAATAATCGCAGCAAACTACTCTTGCCACGCCCATCGCCACCGCGCACCAGCGTGATGCCGGCGGGGATTTCTACAGACAGGTTATTGAACAGCTCCTGATGCGGATAATTGAAAGTCAGATTGATGGCTTTGAGAATGGGTGCGTTGGAGTGTTTCATGGAGTGGGGACGTACGTCTTCATGTCGATATGAAATGGAGCAGGAATTGCTGTCGATTTCCCGCTTTACGGTTCTGCTCTCAATACGATTGATGAATCGAGACTGCGGATCGTGACGAGCATGGTTGGTAATCGATGAGAGAGAATGTCCAGGCCAAGCCGAGCCGCCAGATCAAAGTCCGCTAAACAGTTCTTCGACCGAGACTTTCAAAGCTTTAGCCAACGCGCCTATCGCAATCAGGGATGGATTCCGGAGTCCTCTTTCAATGCCGCTGATGTATGTGCGGTCGAAACCGCACAGGTCGGCAAATCCCTCCTGAGAAAGACCTCGCTCTTTTCTCAGTTCTCGTATGCGTTCAC
This DNA window, taken from Collimonas arenae, encodes the following:
- a CDS encoding helix-turn-helix domain-containing protein, yielding MKSLSIRFGERIRELRKERGLSQEGFADLCGFDRTYISGIERGLRNPSLIAIGALAKALKVSVEELFSGL
- a CDS encoding ABC transporter ATP-binding protein gives rise to the protein MKHSNAPILKAINLTFNYPHQELFNNLSVEIPAGITLVRGGDGRGKSSLLRLLAGDLPAQAGELQINGVSLNEQPDLYRRQVFWVDPRSEAFDQMTAHEYFASLHATYPKFDDSLLPALTEGLSLTPHLDKKLYMLSTGSKRKVWLAAAFAAGATLNLLDDPFASLDKASINFVVKMLNRVAGNSPQAWVIALYDAVDGVPFTTTIDLGD
- a CDS encoding HNH endonuclease, whose product is MQAFIDYIFYDVWCKTPGSGPFDLNLFNTNAELREVMEAFYYSDAQGADFFYGHVERIYGLFSPLTAAQINQFKQWYQGNNDLEKVCTNDPTAQLARYTDIAVTHQNIAVQLGNFFKGLYSPSLLGLVALSKKIGDINEHYHNFVTTNKTGKCPFCGIGDIKGEHHSKREAYDHYLPKALYPFNSINFRNLAPACHECNSTYKLSKDPMYGPAGRRKAFYPYAAAGHAIEIQVVLLGSDVARLTPAEVSLHFGPEAINEEIDTWRDVYGIEERYKAKLCGENDGKYWIVQVLDECLAYDKQPADILNMRTQQANSRPYADCNFLRKPFLDACQKIGVF